The following nucleotide sequence is from Zingiber officinale cultivar Zhangliang chromosome 10A, Zo_v1.1, whole genome shotgun sequence.
GATGGACGCTGGTATAATGGTCAGATAGTTGGACTAGAAGGTGCTAAGTCAGCAAGAATTTCATTCCTTATCCCTACATCTGAAAACATGATGGTGTGTacaacttcttttcctttcttctttctcttttataCTAGACTGCTTTTTCTTGTCTTCCGTTAATGATGGAGCAGTCTGAATTCTCTACCTGTTTTTGCTTAGCACTTTGCTTTATTTGCTACTCTTGAAGTTACAAATAATAGCCAGACCACGTGACACTTGCATTCCAAGGTTTTTATGTAGCCATGCAACATAAATTATAGGTACAAAACGTTGCcattacatttttttttccttttatgggACTATAAATTAACATTTAGGATTTGTTTGATGATGAGTTCAAACATTTAAATTTGGTAGATATCCCCCACTTTGACCAACAAGGATTCTCATCAAACATTTATGACAAGCTGTTGGTCTTGTCTTcggtttgtattttttttccgtAAGAACTTGTGCGATATTTGTGTTGCATGGATAGTTTATTTTAgaccaaggttctaaaattcgctaagTGCTAGTTAGGCGCTAGACTagcgcctagcgcctaggcgAGGACTAGGCATCACTAGACGGATTTCACGgtatcaacataaattacataataaatcatatactccaacacaataacatcaaatttaaaataaattcaaaattacacaaccaaatatcacatatttattctacttcttaTTCTCCATAAatttcaataacttgttcttcatcggacacaaactcgatcctcctcttcttcttctcgtgcAAAATCATCCTCATGAAGTTTTCTCACTCTAAGCTTCTTCGGGGTGTAGATTTTCATCTtctccacttgcttcatcaaccatttgccatGTGAACTCGAAACTTAGTTCAACTTTATCATCTTCCTCACCATCCACGATCCAgccttgtgcatttgaagcatcttttgcaagaagcaTATCaacatttctttcctttttttttcttttttgtttgttcaacaatctagcattaaattggataAATACTAAATTGTTTAACCTGttggcatccaacctatttctcttctttgtatgaatcttgaaaaaaaaaagagtaaatattATAGTCAGTAACATGAAACTAatactttactttaattaaagaCTTAAAGTTTAAAGCTTACGccttcaaatgtactccaatttctttcatacctagatgaacttgtagttaatgaaagtatcctaaTGCCACTCTTAGCAAGTTGGGTGTGTGAGCACCATATGTAGTCCACCATGCACATgaatcaaatgtatcatcattttttcaCATACGTTTGCTGCCAAagtttttccaaataactcagtCTTGTCTTTGTATTTTGCATATTCCTTGTTAATTATTGTATTAGAGCTAACTCATTTGCATGCAAAATTTTCATACATTCAAAAATCCCCGTCGCAACTTtctcataaagagcaatagaactatctttatagtaaaaataggGATTCAACCAAAAtgcagtggtatgcaatgatgtatcaagtctatccttcatttttgactcaataatcactaagataggctgataatttgattccacgttgTTTAGGGCCACCTTAATATCTTCTTTAGCTGgaagaagctccccatatagaaacccTGCTTTCTATCTCTATCTACCAATCAAAGAACTCTTATCAAatgagcaaatattttcaaacaaagtatCCCACCATTCCAAAAATTCATGTTCATCACAGTAGAGTAAGCTAATTtctctttgtttgtttttgaccatttacatttctcccacatatcagttgtaaacatgacccttaaactagattttttttaattaaactttgcaATGTGAGAAAATTTGATGCAAATCTGGTAACTCCTAGCCAGACTATGTCTACTTCTTTGTGAAACTTCTCATCGATGacaaagtcttatggtgagcatgaatgaaaatggtaaaagacttGGTTTGCTCAGTAACTtttttatatcgtggaagctTGCCAATACTTTCAAACATGAGATTAACATTGTGATTTGCATATGAATTCCAAAAGATCTCAGGTCGCTTTTCGCTCATCAATTAACTACAACCATATTATTGGTGGCAGTGTCTGTTACAATTTGAATAATATTCCGAACTCttacttgttcaacacacttgtcaacatactcaaaaataagttcaatTGTATGTGCCTCGTCTGAAGACTCTTATAaactctaaaaatgtagtacctGTTTGCAATTAAtacacaaatttaagatgcttctttttctatcactgCATGCATTTGTCATGATCGAGCATCCATTCTTTGTGCATTCTTCATGTTTCTTTAGCAGTtgctttgttctttcaacttcaaCTTTCAACTTTCAACGGTGGCTTCCTAAActaatattgagttggaggcttgaatcctggtccaaattgacccactgcctccattagttgcttgaagctatcattatcaacgGTATTGAAGGTGATTCTATTTTTATAAATCATTCTtccaacatattgttgaacttgttgagttctctttttgaaaagagtttcatttatattttttttggcgAAATACTTTACTCCCATTGGAACCTATATTTTCTCGAGCAATTACCtatgcatatctatccatggggccaagtggaagaagttttttaattctatctATTCCTTCAATttttataccttcttctttatCTAGAGAAATAGTTACCTCTACTCGACAACTTTCTTCTTCCATTATTTTATTCCTCTTTTTATTCCTCCCTTCTAAAATGGTTTGTATGCACTTATTTTTATCTTCTTAAAATGCTTTTCCACAATTAAATGCATTTCCAGATATATTTTCTATGTGCTCCTTGATCCTATACACTCCCTGACATCGTTTTTTTCACAcaacttacatttaattttatcGAGATTCTTAGGATGAATCAACATCTCATACTCCCATCCAATGTCATTTGACTTTttcttaggaatttcatatttggGTTGAGTGACGGATGCCGTTGAAGATGGATTGCTTGCCATTATAATTGTGATAACTGAAAAAgtgatttaagaataaatttagaatataaatatgtaaaaaaatattcatataaatcagtaaaaaaaaatatatatcagaatataaatgtgatttatataattaataaaatttattagatttttttaaattttaaatataaaattatgatataaatatggtttatatgaattaatatgatttattagaatattttaattttaaatataaaatatcagaatataaattaattaataatatttattaaaaaatttaaattttaaatatattttttatatagttcattgggataatttaattagggtgtaTAAAAGTCTATTCGAAttaccctatttaagtgaggagttattgaATTAAATAAAGAATAAATAAGTTTCGTGGCACTGAATGCTTGCGAGTCGCGTCCAGTCGTGGCAGACGTGTTCCCTGATGCGTTCGGCGGCCCCGAACACGTCCTGCAACGCCGGAAGTGTCGCGGGAGGTAAAAAAATTAgtgcataaaataaattattgaaaAACTTATCGATCGTCGTGCAGATGCTTCCGGAGGAGGCGAGAGGAACTGGTGTGAGCAGATGAATCTAATAGAATTTAGGgctttaaatgaaaaaaaaatcaaaatttccgCCCATCACCTTTTAGGTGCAGTTGCCGACCGCCGAGCGCCTAGGTGGCTGCCTAGGAGCGAGTTTTAGAACACTGTTTCAGATGATATATTTTATCTGTTTAATGTGCAAATGTTGCATTGGTTTTTTTTACAGAGTTACTGATTTCTCCCCATCCATTTTGTTTGTGCAGTTCCCATGTAGAATACTTTATCATCGGTGTTCGGCTGGCCTATCATATTAGCACCTTTTCAGTAGAGTTACTTTGTGATTTTCTTTCTACCAGTGGATTATTCTATCTAGTGGTGATGTTAATGCTTGAACTTGTGTAAACGAGTGAAAAATGCAGGGACCTTAGTAAAGGCTTACGTGACCATTTTTAATTAacatctttttttattttatttgcaattCTTGCCTTCATTTTCAagcattcatgttataatttttCCTATGGCTGCACCTTGGTGGGGAAGAATGGCGTGAATAGCTCATTAACATATTCaaaattgttgaaaatttcaaagtTGTCTAtgccatttaaatttttttaagttgttataTTTTCTAATTGGTAGGGAAGAGAATATCTTTCTTAGGTTTTTAAAAGTTGTTTACTTTTTAAGAAAAAGTCAATTAGGTTCTTTGTTGAAATAAGTTGAGTTATTATTTTATGAAAAATGAGGCTTATTGTAGGACTATAAATGATGTTAGCATGCTGTGTTTGGACAAATTTTAGTTAGTAAAGAAATCTCCTTTTAAGGCTCTAGATTaaaatttatatcaaaatttcttcatggtcGATACTTGTACTCATTTGCTTATTTTTTCCAAATGTTTTTATGAGATGAGAGTTCAATTTATTGTTGCATCAGTTAGTATAAGAGTCAATTGGCAAAATCCTTGCTCTTGGGACTATGGTGCAGTAGTTAGACCGCAAAGTGTGGATCACAGGAATCTTAGGACCGAGACGTGGTGAATTTCATGAGTTTTTTCCTCCAATGGGTAGCAGACCAGAGAAAGCCACCACGAGCATctctcgatttatcctgatggGCAGTCGGAAACTTTCGTGAGGCCGGATCGGTCATCCCAGAAtgccaactaaaaaaaaaagagtaaaatcCTTAAGCTTTTGTGCCACCCTCATCCAGCTCCTTACTCTCCTTGGATCACTCTAAGTCACTTCCATCTGcaagaaaaaaatcaaaataagagCGAGAAACTCTCAAAATTGAAAAAACAAGAAAGttgccaaaaaaaaaatagtggaaATAGAAGAGCAATATagaaaaaaaggaaaggaaaagaaaataagaaaagagaaaattgtagTTTCCTCTCCACGTTTGGATTGACTCTCCAATATCACAATATAGATTATTGGATTCTATGTTACTCAATATGGATATTTGATATGATTGTCTTTCTCGATGTCTGATGCATGTTTTTTTTCCAAAATGGGTACGCAACTCGGTAGTAAAAAGTCCAAACCTTGGACATAGGTTATGGGCGTTGGGGACACTCATGTCTGAAGACACAACATACTAATATGGTTACATATTTAAGGCTTAATATTTTGTTATTTAGTAGAGGTTGATTTGTAGCTAACTGGACTCTCTTCCGGTTCAATTAGAGGATTCATGAATTCCCAAGGCTTAAGATTAGGCTTGAATTGGGTTCAGTTTGAACATCAACTAGGGCCGAATCAGGTGTTTATTAACTGATCCAAACCTGAACCAGTTCAAAACTGGTCTGGTTCAGCAGAAGGAATTTTTAGGGTTCATTGATGTTATGAACAATAGAGTTTTGCTGCTACAACTTTCCCACCCTTTGATGTCTCTCCCCTCGTCAGTCTGTTACCAACGTCCTCCCATCCTCCCATGCAGATGCTGGGAAGCTAATGCTATCCTGTCCTTTGCAAGAAGAGCTTCAGCACTTTGTTCCTTCATGCTGCAGCAACAAAGTTAAACTCTGCCAGTTCCTCTTTTCTTTGCAACAAAGTTAaactcctccacctcctctttgCTTCGTCTTGCATTTCTTCATATTTTATTCTCTTATGCTCCTTTGTCCTTTCTCTCATCAATTCACCTGAGGAAATGGATGAGTCTGTCTGCTTCGTTGGACTTGTTTGTGATACTTGTACCCGTATTGAATTGTGTCGACACAAGTACAAGAGGGAGAAGCAGCAAGTTTGGATTCAAGTTTCAGGTCTCATTTGATGGGTAGAAGGGTCTCGTGTGACGTCCACTTCATGTGTACTAAAAGATCAGTTTTTTGCCGATTCTCCATGCCCCACTTTGAAAAAATAATCACGTGTTTGACATCTAGATCCCTACATGTGCTGGATAATGCTGCTCAAGTTCTGAATTATATAGGTCCTGTTGACTTGAAATTCTTTCATATAAGAGGAATGCAGAACCTTTCATAGAGTGAAATAAACTTTCAATGGATCTTGAACTATTATGGTGGCTTTATATCTTGCAACTTGCAATGTCGCCTTCAATGTGATCAGTGGAAGGGAAGTATCAAATAATGGTGTAAACTTATCCTCCGTAATTTAGTTTTCTATCACAGTATTTCTTATTGTACATATGTGATAACTAGAAGCCTCAGACTACTTCCTGATTAGCAGCACTAACTAATACAAGTACACCCAAGTGCAGATGTGCAAGTTCTTCCTACAGCAAAGATGTCGCTTTGGTAGTAACTGCCGCTTATCACATGGTATGTTATTCAAGGATTATGTGATTCATATCCTCATTCTTGCCATAGCTTTTGATTAGAATATATGGGTACTTGGTGTGATGTGTTATCCTGACAAATTTATCAGTTTATTGTTCAACAATGGAAACCTGGATGTTATGTTTGTTTTGTGATATACTAGGAGTCAGAGCAAAGATGGCCATCTAATTCTAATATAAACTGATTGGCAGGATTTGTTATTCCAGTTGCATCACTGAAGAACTACATTCCAACTTCATGGAATCAATCTATGGTAGGATCCAGCATTTGGGCTGCCCCTGTCAATATTTCTGGATTATGGCAAAAAGCTGAGCTCCAGTCATGGGATGATGAACTCAAGATAGCTCAAGTTGTTTTCCAACACGATGGGAGCTCTCTGAATCTGACAAGTGACTCTGTCTCTGTATCAGAGTATGCTGAATTGAGTGATGATAATGAGGACGATGACTTCAGCTCTGAAGGTTATGGTTCAAGTGAAGAAGAGGAGGATACAGACAGTGGAAATGACTACCAAGGTCTAGGCTTTTTGGATCCTACAACATTACAGAGAGGAGTTCAAACTGAGATTCCTGTGTTTGCAAAATGGGAGCATCATACACGGGGTATTGCTTCAAAGATGATGGCCAGCATGGGCTATCAGGAAGGGATGGGACTTGGTGCATCAGGCCAAGGAATACTTGATCCAGTCTCTGTCAAAGTTCTTCCACCAAAACAATCTCTTGACCATGCTTTTGCTAATGATAAGGACAAAAGAAGGTTAGATCAGGGCAAGAAACGTAGCAGGGGTGGCAAGAGAAAGCGTGAAAGACAGTATGCAGAAGCTGTCCGGGTtgccaaaaccaaagaggagctaGGACCAGATGTTTTTAGCTTCATCAATAACCAATTGGCAGGGCAACAAGATGTTGTAGATGATTCTGCTAATAGAAGTAAAAAGGGTACTGGTGATGGCGAACAATCTGCCAACAGGCAGGACAGACGCTCATTGGTAGCTTATGATGATGAAGTAAAAGAGTTGAGAATCAAGATCGAGAAGCTCAAAGAGATGGTAGATCGCAACCGTAAGGATAAGGCAGTGCATGAAGCAGCCTTGAGAAAACTGAATGAAACACGTAGGGCTCTGGCAGATGTACAGGCTGCTCATGCTGCGGCCTCCAGTGCTGTTGCCAACAAGGAGAAAGAGAAAAGGTGGCTTAAATTCTGATGTTGCTTTGACCTAATTCTTTCTCTTCATGCAAATGCTGAGAAGACTACACTAAGGGGGAAGAAGAGTGCATGTACCTGGAGATTTTATTATTACCAATAGAAGAAGGAATTGGTCCCTACTTCACAGGATCTATATCTTTGTTCTTTTGATTGCTTCATCATGTAAATATTTTGCCCCCTAATGTTTTCGCAAGGATATGATAGCAACTAGAAATTGTCTGTGTTTAAAGTTTAATACTAATACATGAGCATCATCACTTTCTAGTAGCAGGGAAATTTCTCTTTTAGTAGGGAAATTCCTTTCATTTAAAGCATGGTTCTTAATATGAATGTAGAGGAGATGATATTATGAGAATGAACTTATTGGTGAGCCATGTTCCCATGAACATGTTAACCCAAAATTTCTCTGTAAGGAATTGATTGATTGGAATCAATGTGATTGATTAGTCAGTCTATTGGATGTTTGCTTTCTGTTTAGGATATTGTGACTGTTTCGCTGCCCCTGAAATGAAATAGCCTGAAGCATCCAAAGGCCAAATTGCAGAATTTTTGTATGTGGGAATCATACTGGTGAATGAATGTTACAAGTTATTCTTGTGTTTGACACAGATATTCCAAGTATGGTTTCGTATGAAGTGAACTGCCCTCCAACGCTCAATACATTTTGGCTTCACAGATGTGGTTCGTGAATTTGATCAAAGCTTTCAGAGTTGACATGGGACCGATCTCTAGAATATTCATTTCTATTGGGATTCAAAATCTAATCCTCTTTTTTTTAGATCATTATAAGGTAAAActtcatatatatttttatattttatgagGTTCAGTCATGACAAGTGGAGGAAATAATATGAAATCCAGGTAACTCTTCATTATAGAATGAACTGAGGAATATATTATGAGCTAGTTGAGGGTTATAATATGTTAggatctatagaaataatttattatcatcatgaaaaatattttattttattttgtgggATTCAGTGTGTACAGTTAAGCTTATAGGGCATTCTAAGTTTGTCATTTATTGTAGCTCCTACCTAACAACTATCTTGTAGCTTTTACCTAACAATAATCAATCTAAGGATCTATCGC
It contains:
- the LOC122026965 gene encoding zinc finger CCCH domain-containing protein 18-like — encoded protein: MARESGDDEASIERQLELQVEEQKESLAALDEALAADPSNPELLSVHGELLIAIKDAEEGLLNLKRSRLLREADLIFFGQEAGSADVDVKIESLDSREGKSEPLEPETYSLGSKCRFRHMDGRWYNGQIVGLEGAKSARISFLIPTSENMMMCKFFLQQRCRFGSNCRLSHGFVIPVASLKNYIPTSWNQSMVGSSIWAAPVNISGLWQKAELQSWDDELKIAQVVFQHDGSSLNLTSDSVSVSEYAELSDDNEDDDFSSEGYGSSEEEEDTDSGNDYQGLGFLDPTTLQRGVQTEIPVFAKWEHHTRGIASKMMASMGYQEGMGLGASGQGILDPVSVKVLPPKQSLDHAFANDKDKRRLDQGKKRSRGGKRKRERQYAEAVRVAKTKEELGPDVFSFINNQLAGQQDVVDDSANRSKKGTGDGEQSANRQDRRSLVAYDDEVKELRIKIEKLKEMVDRNRKDKAVHEAALRKLNETRRALADVQAAHAAASSAVANKEKEKRWLKF